Proteins encoded by one window of Paenibacillus sp. DCT19:
- a CDS encoding retropepsin-like aspartic protease translates to MYGLPFVSIQIEFRGKKVTLENVLLDTGSASTLLNADAVRGIGMVPEENDVVNIIRGVGGIEYVYTKLLDSITVDGALLHNFEIEIGNIDYGLELDGILGFNFMRQTGTVIDANDMELRISKL, encoded by the coding sequence ATGTATGGCCTGCCTTTTGTAAGTATACAAATTGAGTTTAGAGGGAAGAAAGTAACTCTCGAAAACGTACTGCTCGATACTGGCTCAGCCAGTACGTTATTAAACGCAGATGCAGTCAGAGGGATAGGAATGGTTCCTGAAGAGAATGACGTCGTTAATATTATTAGAGGTGTAGGCGGCATAGAGTACGTATATACCAAGTTGCTAGACTCAATTACGGTGGATGGAGCGCTACTTCACAATTTTGAGATTGAAATAGGAAACATCGATTATGGTCTAGAGCTAGATGGAATCTTAGGTTTCAACTTTATGAGACAAACAGGTACTGTAATAGATGCAAACGATATGGAACTACGTATAAGCAAGCTATAA